CAAACTTCAACTTCGTTTATGTAACACTTGCACatcctgggctatcaaaatcgctgccaacttatcttgatctgactctaaTATATTGCttgatgaattattttatatggaaaaataaaagccgtctgttatttataaaacctatgaaattgttTTCGTTAAAGCCTAAATTAACTACCCTTAGGTTATGccgtcgtatcaaaaatacacgctgtataaggCAAGTTCTAAATGCCATACAAGTACTTACTATGATTCTTGTAATGGTGATATGTAATCAGCATAATTAACCAATTATTTAAGAGCAAACTaggtaaattatataaaatctgGTCAGACGTGAGGGTCAAGAAAAAGCCAATACCTATATACTTGTCTGTTAcgaaaaattgtataaaatctgGTCAAACGTGAGGGTCAAATAATAGCCAATTACCTATATAGGTACTTTGTCTGTTACGAAAAATTGTTTTACTGATAAAAGTACGCAGCAACTGCTAACGATATCGCAAGATATCTTATTGTGTGTATGCCTAATAAATACCCTGCAGTGTTTGTTTTATACAAACACTGATTAGCAAGTTTGTAGTGTCAACACCCAGTTTGTTTTACGGTAAATTTTCCAATTATAGCACAAGTCTCGCAAATAAAACCCTAACTAACGTGTATTTGGTCATCAAGGTGTGAAATATTTCTGACCGTAAATgctttgtaaaacaaaaatcaagGCTATCCGTGGGTCAGAAAGTGAGCACGTCATTAAGTACATGGTCCATAAGATGTTTAGAAGTACTTTGTAAAAGTAGGTAGTTTCACTACACATATCTGATATATCATGTACTTACTTTGCCTCGCGAGAAAGAGAATTATGTGGCATGAAAACACGATAAAAAAACTTAACACGCACCGAAGTAATTTTATCACATTTACATGACATTATAATTTATGGCGATGGATAATATTTTGATCGGGATTTACCACTACCACGTTAGCACTATCCGAAATGAAATAGAAAACTGACAAAAGTTTCTAGCTTCACTTCTTTCCTGTCAGTATTTGGATAAGAACATTAAGAACCAAAGACGATGATGACTCATAAGACAACAATAACACAGACTCATAACTCAACATAAGACTCATAAGACAACAGTAActaaaataaactcaatttgtaataaatatatgcatgtattatatagacttttctttgacaataaaaattaatgacatAAGTGATGTTCTTATTTAAATGTTCTAAAATACCAAAGAGTAGAAAGGAGGTTGGGTCATTACATTCGTCCCTCCCCATCCCTGATCACATCTCTTCTATAAGTCTCCGAGGTGGTCTGGTTGCCCGCTGACTACGGTGCTGCGTTGTAGGGTTTGCCGATGTAGATACAGGATCTGGATCAGGCGACAGGCTTCTGTTACTCGTATTTCCTGTGTGTGATGAACCTTCAGGAGTGGTGGAGCTGTTGTGTGGAGGGCTCATCAGGGTGGAGTTAAGAGTGGCGGATGAGATTTGTGACGGTCCAGGACTCGAAGTGGCATCGGGCGTACGAAACATATCTGTTAGGGGGGATGAAGGAGATGGTTCATGGTAATTTGGAGGGTTATTAAGCGATTCCAGTCGAGGTCGAATATGATCAGCGTGTCGCCTTATGACGTCTCCATGTGGTGTCGAAATAGTATAAGAGTAGCGATGTCTGCGTTCTGCTATAATTCCAGGCTGCCACGACTTTTCAAGCCGAGTTCTATGGTATACTGGACTACCGGGTGCATAATTTGGTTTATTCGTTGAGGTTTCAATATTGACCTTTACTTGTTTGTACTGTAATTCCCTCCTTTTATTTGGTCGAATATTTGACAATAACGTATTTATTTGACGTCCAAACATTACTTCCGCTGGTGATTTGCCCGTAGTGTTATGGGGTGTGATCCTGTACGTGAACAAAAACTCTCTTAAACGCTGGTGTTGGGGTTCTGTGCCGGATGCAAATCTTGATTTAAAAGTCCTTACGAGGCGTTCCGCGAGACCATTGGTTCTTGGATGGTAAGGTGAAGATCTAATATGCAAAATGCCTTGATTTTTACAGTATTGTTTAAATTCTGATGATGTGAATTGTGGGCCGTTGTCAGATACAATTATTTCTGGGAGACCAAAGGTGCAGAATATGTCGTCTAACACAGTGCACAATTTTGATGTAGTAATATTCTTCATAGGTTTAATTTCTATCCATTTCGATAAGGCATCGCTCAAGACTAACCAGTAAGTACCTTCAAAAGGTCCTGCAAAATCGATATGGATCCTTTCCCATACTTTCTCAGGGATAGACCACGAGTAGATTGGAAGTTCAGGGCAATGAGGTCTATTTTGTTGGCATCTACAACATCTCTTGACATACTGGTCTACGTCTTCATCAATGGATGGCCACCAAACATAGAAACGTGCAAGTGCCTTCATTGCTGATATTCCAGGATGGCCTCTATGGAGGTATGCAAGGACTTTGCGTTGTAGTTTTTCTGGAATCACCACTCTACCTTgccataatattattttgttttctattgaAAGTTCGTTACGCTTTTTGAAGAAATGCTTAACGTCACTGGTAAAGTGTATTTCTCTCCAGCCGGTTTtgatacattttaaaacttctGATAATATGACGTCTTGGCTGGTTGTCTCCTTCAAAAGATCCTCAGAGAGATGTAAATCTGTCATTCTGGTTCCTAGAAGACATGACTCAATGCGATGTACAGCACACTCTGTTTCTGAAGGCTGTGTTTCAGAGTTTGGTAATCTGGAGAGGCAGTCGGCTAGTATGTTGTTTTCACCTTTCTGGTAACATATGTCGTAATTATAGCAGCCAATTATTAGTGCCCATCGAACGAGTCTGTTATTTGCTACTTTGGGAAGATTACGCTGAGAACCCAGTATATGGATTAATGGCTTGTGGTCAGTAAGTAAGGTAAATTTGGTTCCTCGTAAATATTGGTCGAATTTCTTGATTCCAAACAAAATGGCGAGTGCTTCGCGATCAATGACTGAGTATTTTGTCTCCGCTGTTCGAAGTTTCCTTGAGGCAAAAGCTATGGGTTGTTCTGTGTTCCCATTCTTGTGATACAACACGGCTCCCACGCCTTTTTCTGAAGCGTCACATGCTAGAAAGATTGATCTGTCTTCGTCAAACGCAGTCAGTGGTTTTGATAAGGTAATGCATTGTTTAGTGGCTTCGAATATCTGATTTTCATGTTCTGTCCAACGCCACGGTTGCCTATTACCAGTAAGTTCATGAAGGTCAGCGCATATTCCGTGTAAATGTGGTATAAAACGTTCATAGAAATTTACAAGACCCAGAAATGATCTTAATTCTTTAGCGTTGGTAGGTGTCGCAGCTTTGGAAATTGCGTCTAGTTTCTGTTTTGTCGGGCGTATGCCGTTTTTGTCTATAGAGTGGCCAAGATATTCTATTTGATTTTGTAGAAATGAACATTTTTGTAGATTTACTTTTAGGCCTGCTTTCTGTAGTCGCTCAAAGATGACGCCAAGTGTGCGTAGGTGTTCCTTCACGTCTTCTCCGGCTATTGCAACGTCATCAAAATACACTGCTGTGTTAGGAATGTCCCTTAGTAATTCGTCTAAGTAATGTTGAAATATGGAGGGCGCTGTTGATATTCCAAAAGGCATTCTATTATACCTAAAATATCCTAGATGTGTCGATAGTGttaggtatttttttgattCCGGTGCTATTTCAAATTGCAGATAGGCGTCCTTAAggtctatttttgaaaatattttccctCGTGCTAATTTTTGTCGTAGTTGATCGAAAAGTGGAACTGGGTGTAAATGTTTAATCAAAACAGGGTTTAACGTACTTCTGAAGTCTCCACAGATTCTTATATCACCGTTCGGTT
This portion of the Cydia pomonella isolate Wapato2018A chromosome 7, ilCydPomo1, whole genome shotgun sequence genome encodes:
- the LOC133519998 gene encoding uncharacterized protein K02A2.6-like gives rise to the protein MDAEQFAQFLSIQQAQQEQILKILSMTLTHTATRTEAGTSQADSSVTSANTTAQGQPNKVAILKAFNMDKFNPDNYRVSDYIDFFEAKCSIHAVDTNDSLKKDLLLNCMTPDLFRELKTALTPNFETSTYTDIRTKLLDLYRVKKTRYRALIEFWSCIRENDESIEHYTNRLKALSIDCGYDDKLLERQLRDRFATGLNHTELETDLKQKWPNLTEIINGQTTEVTFATLFSIAQSREQAENDTPSTNVKRISKKANHKADKQEATNYRSPRKIRSSQCLRCGKHDKHNLTNCPARKHICEECSTEGHYESCCIKTGRAYLIKGRPKVPGYKTQRVTNTTGSSSNTNDDSSDDSDIEDDLVCNVAPARNRDCKRIDVIINGKHCTMDWDPGSAYSIISTSLWRQIGAPTLTKAPKLKAYHNFKLKSEGLTDVTVEVEGKQKIVPVVVMKHADPMLFGLQWSETFGMEFPKPVYSIKNVTPTTLQQLIDRYKPLFDGKLGKVEDYLVNIHIKPGAVPVHLPARPIKFGIKKNIEKEIARLVADNIIHPVDPNVTPVEWATPTVNVVKPNGDIRICGDFRSTLNPVLIKHLHPVPLFDQLRQKLARGKIFSKIDLKDAYLQFEIAPESKKYLTLSTHLGYFRYNRMPFGISTAPSIFQHYLDELLRDIPNTAVYFDDVAIAGEDVKEHLRTLGVIFERLQKAGLKVNLQKCSFLQNQIEYLGHSIDKNGIRPTKQKLDAISKAATPTNAKELRSFLGLVNFYERFIPHLHGICADLHELTGNRQPWRWTEHENQIFEATKQCITLSKPLTAFDEDRSIFLACDASEKGVGAVLYHKNGNTEQPIAFASRKLRTAETKYSVIDREALAILFGIKKFDQYLRGTKFTLLTDHKPLIHILGSQRNLPKVANNRLVRWALIIGCYNYDICYQKGENNILADCLSRLPNSETQPSETECAVHRIESCLLGTRMTDLHLSEDLLKETTSQDVILSEVLKCIKTGWREIHFTSDVKHFFKKRNELSIENKIILWQGRVVIPEKLQRKVLAYLHRGHPGISAMKALARFYVWWPSIDEDVDQYVKRCCRCQQNRPHCPELPIYSWSIPEKVWERIHIDFAGPFEGTYWLVLSDALSKWIEIKPMKNITTSKLCTVLDDIFCTFGLPEIIVSDNGPQFTSSEFKQYCKNQGILHIRSSPYHPRTNGLAERLVRTFKSRFASGTEPQHQRLREFLFTYRITPHNTTGKSPAEVMFGRQINTLLSNIRPNKRRELQYKQVKVNIETSTNKPNYAPGSPVYHRTRLEKSWQPGIIAERRHRYSYTISTPHGDVIRRHADHIRPRLESLNNPPNYHEPSPSSPLTDMFRTPDATSSPGPSQISSATLNSTLMSPPHNSSTTPEGSSHTGNTSNRSLSPDPDPVSTSANPTTQHRSQRATRPPRRLIEEM